Proteins co-encoded in one Novosphingobium sp. PP1Y genomic window:
- a CDS encoding PAS domain-containing hybrid sensor histidine kinase/response regulator encodes MSLASSAFAALALILVLFAVAALVEARGDLFSRRPALRHHAYTLALGVYCSSWTFYGAVGSAVRSGWAYVPIYLGPALLLLLAPGFLSRLSAAVREERAATVSDFIAARFGHDTGVARMVTLIALLGSIPYLALQLRSIGNALTIVSGREIMVPSMIVASCLLTLFALLFGTRRFELAGRSEGLLYAIGLDSIIKIVALFAVAALALVLLSGAEAASFTRAVETLGERFSPTHLTFEIALIALVSTFAIIALPRQFYMGLVEARDERDLVRARFGLAAYLLGMAVLIVPIALAGIALLRQDIDADLYVLQLPASAGSELILAAALLGGIGAASSMAIVDTTALATMISNDLFAGAVIGSGKDRPAGAIGARMLGMRRISVAGVMLLALAFALLISRGQSLASMGLTAFAAMALFSPHLILGTLGKGRDPVAARASLGIGLVLWAYTLALPPIMPQPWLDALSGTVIDPHRLFGIGRASAFVHGVVWSLGVDVAVYALVAARKIPAPGLPRIFATPGRVSNVGELARFVASFVGEERAEREFSGSDPQDQVTPRNARKAQDLIARVVGASSARALVASALASGRMDLSDVTRLLDEGGQSLRFSRQLLAATFENVDAGISVVDGELNLIAWNSGYEEIFDYPAGMVCVGAPIEELIRHNAMRGHFGEGDIDTLVERRLEPLRQGRAHSFERRGSDGRVIKTVGGPMPGGGYVMSFTDVTEEARIRDELEQTLEQLEERVEARTRELSEANRLLARATRDKTRFLAAASHDLLQPLHAARLFTAALGRSVPDKEKPLVGRVDGAIVAAEELLRALLDISRLDAGGVTPETEPVALGPFLDDLVASFQPSAEAKGLTLRTGPLFGHVETDSGLLRSVMQNFLSNALRYTQRGGVLVGVRRRGDMLRIDVIDSGVGFEPEQSDVIFREFTRLGTTDVEGLGLGLALVERIVRVLGGSIEVDARPGHGSRFSLLLTAREAGDPPLQEPKDAAPATAPGHGLTVLVVDNDSRIVEASVELVESLGHRAIGVRDIAGALAHVDEVDAVLADYRLDNGEDGLSLIMQLRTLRKGLPAAIFTAEAGSSIRAKAEASGVPVHAKPVAPEVIEAFLARAAIMSVGSVLQMQSERARH; translated from the coding sequence ATGAGCCTGGCTTCATCGGCCTTTGCCGCCCTTGCTCTCATCCTCGTCCTGTTTGCCGTGGCCGCCCTGGTCGAGGCGCGCGGCGACCTGTTTTCACGCCGTCCCGCCTTGCGCCACCACGCCTATACGCTGGCACTGGGCGTCTATTGTTCGAGCTGGACTTTCTATGGCGCGGTCGGCAGCGCGGTTCGCAGCGGGTGGGCCTATGTGCCGATCTACCTCGGCCCTGCGCTCCTGCTGCTGCTTGCCCCCGGCTTCCTCTCGCGCCTTTCGGCGGCGGTCAGGGAGGAGCGCGCTGCGACGGTATCGGACTTCATCGCCGCCCGCTTCGGTCACGATACCGGTGTGGCGCGGATGGTCACGCTCATCGCCTTGCTGGGAAGTATTCCCTACCTGGCGTTGCAATTGCGATCGATCGGCAATGCCCTGACCATCGTTTCCGGACGCGAAATCATGGTGCCATCGATGATCGTGGCCTCGTGTCTGCTCACCTTGTTCGCGCTGCTCTTCGGCACCCGCCGGTTCGAGCTGGCAGGCCGCAGCGAAGGCCTGCTCTACGCGATCGGACTGGATTCGATCATCAAGATCGTTGCCCTGTTCGCCGTGGCCGCGCTTGCACTGGTGCTCCTCTCCGGCGCCGAGGCTGCATCGTTCACCCGAGCTGTAGAAACGCTGGGAGAGCGCTTTTCTCCCACCCACCTCACCTTCGAGATCGCTCTGATCGCGCTGGTTTCCACGTTCGCGATCATCGCCCTGCCACGCCAGTTCTACATGGGGCTGGTGGAGGCGCGCGATGAGCGCGATCTCGTGCGGGCACGCTTCGGTCTCGCCGCATACCTATTGGGCATGGCCGTCCTGATCGTGCCGATTGCGCTGGCGGGGATAGCACTGCTCCGGCAGGATATCGACGCCGACCTCTACGTCCTGCAATTGCCTGCTTCGGCGGGATCGGAACTGATTCTCGCCGCGGCGCTGCTGGGCGGGATCGGCGCTGCCAGTTCGATGGCGATCGTCGATACGACTGCGCTGGCAACGATGATCTCGAACGACCTGTTCGCGGGCGCCGTGATCGGTTCGGGCAAGGACCGTCCGGCCGGGGCCATCGGCGCGCGAATGCTGGGGATGCGCCGCATCTCCGTTGCAGGGGTCATGCTCCTCGCACTGGCATTCGCGCTGCTGATTTCGCGCGGCCAGTCGCTGGCGTCGATGGGCCTGACGGCCTTTGCCGCCATGGCGCTGTTCTCGCCGCATCTGATCCTCGGTACGCTGGGCAAGGGGCGCGATCCTGTCGCCGCGCGGGCAAGCCTCGGGATCGGCCTGGTGCTGTGGGCCTACACACTGGCCCTGCCCCCGATCATGCCGCAGCCTTGGCTCGACGCCCTTTCCGGGACCGTCATCGACCCGCACCGGCTTTTCGGAATTGGCCGGGCGAGTGCTTTCGTCCACGGGGTAGTCTGGAGCCTTGGCGTCGACGTCGCCGTCTATGCCCTCGTCGCCGCGCGCAAGATCCCGGCGCCAGGTCTGCCCCGCATTTTCGCCACGCCGGGCCGTGTCTCCAACGTTGGCGAACTGGCCCGGTTCGTGGCCAGTTTCGTGGGCGAAGAGCGGGCGGAGCGGGAGTTCTCCGGCTCCGATCCGCAAGATCAGGTGACGCCAAGGAATGCCCGCAAGGCCCAGGACCTGATTGCCCGCGTGGTCGGCGCGTCTTCGGCGCGGGCACTGGTTGCATCGGCGCTGGCCAGCGGACGCATGGATCTGTCCGACGTCACCCGCCTGCTCGATGAAGGCGGGCAATCCTTGCGTTTCTCGCGCCAATTGCTGGCTGCCACTTTCGAGAACGTCGACGCCGGTATCAGCGTGGTCGACGGCGAACTCAACCTGATTGCGTGGAATTCAGGTTACGAGGAGATCTTCGACTATCCTGCGGGCATGGTCTGCGTCGGCGCACCGATCGAGGAACTGATCCGGCACAATGCCATGCGCGGCCATTTCGGCGAGGGCGATATCGACACCTTGGTCGAACGCCGGCTAGAGCCGCTTCGACAAGGCCGGGCGCACAGCTTCGAGCGGCGGGGCAGCGATGGCAGGGTCATCAAGACGGTGGGCGGCCCGATGCCGGGCGGGGGATACGTCATGTCCTTCACCGACGTCACCGAGGAAGCTCGCATCCGCGACGAACTGGAGCAGACCCTCGAACAGCTCGAAGAGCGGGTCGAAGCGCGCACGCGCGAATTGAGCGAGGCGAATCGCCTGCTTGCCCGGGCCACCCGAGACAAGACACGGTTTCTCGCCGCCGCCAGTCACGACCTGCTGCAACCGCTCCATGCTGCCCGCCTGTTTACAGCCGCGCTTGGCAGGTCGGTGCCCGACAAGGAAAAGCCGCTAGTCGGTCGTGTCGATGGCGCGATCGTCGCTGCCGAAGAGCTGCTGCGCGCGCTGCTCGACATCTCCCGCCTCGATGCCGGTGGGGTCACGCCCGAGACCGAGCCGGTCGCCCTTGGCCCGTTCCTCGATGATCTGGTTGCGAGTTTTCAGCCTTCGGCCGAAGCCAAGGGCCTCACGCTCAGGACGGGGCCCCTATTCGGGCATGTCGAGACCGATTCGGGCCTGCTGCGCTCGGTGATGCAGAACTTCCTGTCCAACGCCCTGCGCTACACCCAGCGCGGCGGCGTGCTCGTCGGGGTGCGCAGGCGGGGCGACATGCTGCGCATCGATGTGATTGACAGCGGCGTGGGCTTCGAGCCGGAGCAGTCGGACGTGATCTTCCGTGAGTTCACCCGCCTGGGCACGACGGATGTCGAAGGGTTGGGATTGGGGCTCGCGCTCGTCGAACGCATCGTCAGGGTCCTGGGGGGGAGCATCGAAGTGGATGCCCGGCCCGGGCATGGCAGCCGCTTCAGCCTTCTGCTCACAGCACGCGAGGCTGGCGATCCCCCGCTCCAGGAACCGAAGGATGCCGCCCCTGCAACCGCGCCCGGTCATGGACTGACGGTTCTTGTCGTCGACAACGACAGCCGCATTGTCGAGGCATCCGTGGAACTGGTCGAGAGCCTTGGGCACCGCGCAATCGGAGTGCGGGACATCGCCGGGGCATTGGCCCATGTCGACGAGGTCGACGCGGTTCTGGCCGACTATCGGCTGGACAACGGCGAGGACGGCCTGAGCCTGATCATGCAACTGCGCACCTTGCGCAAGGGCCTGCCTGCCGCGATCTTCACGGCCGAAGCGGGCAGTTCGATCCGGGCCAAGGCAGAAGCATCCGGCGTGCCGGTCCATGCAAAGCCCGTTGCGCCCGAAGTGATCGAGGCCTTCCTCGCCCGTGCGGCGATCATGTCGGTGGGATCAGTGTTGCAGATGCAATCCGAGCGAGCGCGCCACTAA